The following proteins are co-located in the Ostrinia nubilalis chromosome 22, ilOstNubi1.1, whole genome shotgun sequence genome:
- the LOC135082785 gene encoding ornithine decarboxylase 1-like, producing the protein MIVEEERIRVLEGDWTPLSVAREIAADGVQEDPFYVMDVGEVVARYHQWRELMPRVEPFYAVKCNDDKLLVTTLAALGTGFDCASKAEIELVTSIGVRPERIIFANPAKMASHIKYAARMGVDVMTFDSETELMKIKQLMPHAQLVIRIRCDAASAQCPLGIKFGCDPVTEAPRLLKVAAVLGLEVIGVSFHVGSGASETAVYLRAIQYSRALFTLAASVGHSRMSLLDIGGGFPGGLHTSIQEVAVVINSALETYFGGSNVRVIAEPGRYFAAAAYTLAALVHAKRELPAKEESEPHTMYFINDGVYGSFNCVLYDHQQVVAQPLMPTSEKPQPCSVWGPTCDGLDCVLPTASLPPLRAGNWLAFRDMGAYTLPVASPFNGFPLPRVRAVIDRQLWLSLKNMWPLTESHFVVGSRMTGPQSPPASPPLTPPPQTEHAGVFVECALK; encoded by the exons ATGATCGTGGAGGAGGAACGCATCAGGGTGTTGGAAGGAGATTGGACCCCGCTGAGTGTGGCGCGAGAGATCGCGGCGGACGGGGTGCAGGAGGACCCCTTCTATGTTATGGATGTGGGCGAAGTGGTCGCGCGATACCATCAGTGGCGAGAGCTGATGCCGCGCGTCGAGCCGTTCTACG CGGTGAAGTGCAACGACGACAAGCTGCTGGTGACAACCCTGGCAGCGCTGGGCACCGGCTTCGACTGCGCTTCCAAGGCCGAAATCGAGCTCGTCACCTCCATCGGCGTGCGTCCCGA GCGCATAATCTTCGCGAACCCAGCCAAGATGGCGTCGCACATCAAGTACGCGGCTCGCATGGGCGTCGACGTCATGACTTTCGACTCCGAGACCGAGCTCATGAAGATCAAGCAGCTCATGCCGCACGCGCA GCTGGTGATCCGCATCCGTTGCGACGCGGCGTCGGCGCAGTGCCCGCTCGGCATCAAGTTCGGCTGCGACCCCGTCACCGAGGCGCCGCGCCTGCTTAAAGTCGCTGCCGTGCTTGGCTTGGAG GTGATCGGCGTGTCGTTCCACGTCGGATCCGGGGCTTCGGAGACAGCTGTGTACTTGCGCGCCATCCAGTACAGTCGCGCGCTGTTCACGCTGGCCGCTAGCGTGGGCCACTCGCGCATGTCGCTGTTGGACATCGGGGGCGGATTCCCTGGAGGCCTGCACACTTCCATCCAGGAG GTGGCGGTGGTGATCAACTCTGCGCTGGAGACGTATTTCGGCGGCTCCAACGTGCGCGTGATCGCGGAGCCGGGCCGCTACTTCGCCGCCGCCGCATACACGCTCGCCGCGCTCGTGCACGCCAAGAGAGAG CTGCCAGCGAAGGAGGAGTCGGAGCCGCATACGATGTACTTCATCAACGACGGCGTGTACGGCTCCTTCAACTGCGTGCTCTACGACCACCAGCAGGTCGTCGCGCAGCCGCTCATG CCGACGTCTGAGAAGCCTCAGCCGTGCTCCGTCTGGGGCCCTACATGCGACGGGCTAGACTGCGTGCTGCCGACCGCGTCGCTTCCACCGCTGCGTGCCGGCAACTGGCTGGCCTTCCGAGACATGGGCGCCTACACCCTGCCCGTGGCCTCGCCCTTCAACGGCTTCCCGCTGCCAAGAGTGAGGGCCGTCATCGACCGCCAGCTGTG GCTAAGCCTCAAGAACATGTGGCCTCTAACCGAGTCTCACTTCGTGGTCGGCTCCCGCATGACGGGCCCGCAGTCGCCGCCGGCGTCGCCGCCgctcacgccgccgccgcagacCGAACACGCCGGAGTTTTCGTCGAGTGCGCGCTCAAGTGA